A region from the Falco cherrug isolate bFalChe1 chromosome 17, bFalChe1.pri, whole genome shotgun sequence genome encodes:
- the LOC106631255 gene encoding hydrocephalus-inducing protein-like, with product MLTLVNDSDLPGCYGVLPQEHKEEDAVWYSSPVPCGIIQPHSSVEIPFTLEAQAIGRQDTMASVSVSGNERSPLNVCLVSVGEGPIVYVHPSEINFGSIEVLQDASKTLHLSNQAVIPASFCVEMAGKRSCWRIEHSKGVIPPESEVSVAVIANLDNAEKFKDEVKVFIENSHTYIIPIQAVGTGTTIVINKPLAPELSWGPRFRNGLVPCLGRCAKRIAVL from the exons ATGCTGACCCTTGTGAACGACAGTGATCTTCCAGGCTGCTATGGAGTCCTTCCTCAG GAGCACaaggaggaggatgctgtgtGGTACTCCAGCCCTGTGCCGTGTGGGATTATCCAGCCTCACAGCTCGGTGGAGATCCCGTTTACGCTGGAAGCCCAGGCGATAGGAAGGCAGGACACTATGGCTAGTGTCTCAGTGTCTGGGAATGAAAGATCCCCGCTG AATGTCTGTTTAGTGAGCGTTGGAGAAGGACCGATTGTCTACGTGCATCCGAGTGAGATAAATTTCGGCAGTATTGAAGTTCTACAAGATGCGTCCAAAACTCTCCACCTCTCCAATCAGGCTGTCATCCCTGCATCCTTCTGTGTAGAGATG GCTGGCAAACGCTCGTGCTGGAGGATTGAACACAGTAAAGGAGTGATCCCCCCTGAGAGTGAGGTGTCTGTGGCCGTCATAGCGAACTTGGACAATGCTGAGAAATTCAAGGATGAGGTGAAGGTGTTCATAGAAAACAGCCACACCTACATCATCCCCATCCAGGCTGTCGGCACTGGCACAACAATTGTCATCAACAAACCTCTTGCTCCAGAGCTCAGCTGGGGACCCCGCTTCAG GAATGGCCTTGTTCCCTGCCTGGGCAGGTGCGCCAAGAGGATTGCGGTTCTCTGA